The genomic DNA GCAGTGTACAAAATAAACTTTGTAGCTGAATACAAACGTTTTTTTCCACCCCACATAGATAAAAGTAGATAAACGGGAATTAATTCTAATTCCCACAtgatgaaaaaaagtaaaatgtcTTGAGAAGAAAATGTTCCTAGTTGACCACTATACATTGCTAACATtagaaaatagaataatttagaTTCTCGAGTAACCGGTTGAGCTGATAACGTAGCTAACGTAGTGATAAATCCCGTTAATAAAAGGGGTCCTAGAGAGAGTCCATCTATTCCGAATCTCCAGTAAAAGTCAAAAAAATGGatccatttataattttctgtCAATTGGATTAGTGGATCATCTAATTCGAAATGATAACAAAATACATAGGTTATTAGAAGGAGATCTATGAAACATATACAATAAGTATACCATTTAATTGTCTTATTTCCTTTATGGGGAAATAAGACAATTAAAGAACCTCCGACTATTGGCAAAACTACAACTGTTGTTAACCAAGGAAAATAATTCgtgataaaaataagatatactTAGACTACAAAAACCCGggctcaaaatatttttttattttgagcccGGGTTTTTGCCAGTAAAAAAAAGTACTTGTATGCGGTTCTTTTTGAAACGTATCAATAAGCTAGACCCATGCTTCGAGTTGTTTCATGCCATAAATAAACTCTAACACTTAAGAAATCCGTCGGACAGGCGGATTCACACCTCTTACAACCAACACAGTCCTCTGTTCTTGGGGCAGAAGCAATTTGTTTAGCTTTACATCCGTCCCAAGGTATCATTTCTAATACATCTGTTGGGCAGGCTCGTACACATTGAGTACATCCTATACATGTATCATAAATCTTTACTGAATGTGACATTGGAACATAATCCTTGAACATcaaaaattcaacattttcaatctagtaaattggtaaaccaattatatatatctatatatgatatatatatatctatatatatatatctatattataTACCAGATGAATCAATGATTTATAAGAATTTTgctactaaaaatatatttatagattaataaCTAATAAGAGAATAGAACCAAGATACTTTGATTTCTTATCTTTGTTTTCGCAAACGCAAACATGATTAAAAAGGATATATCATTTCTGCTAATTTGAATGGATTATATAGTACACACTATTCAAAATTagacttttttttatgaataatactATTTATTCAACAAATTTGATTGATTGATACGGGTTGATTTTCTATTACGATATATTGAGGAAACAATAGCTGGTCCGATAGCTGCTTCAGCGGCTGCAACAGctataacaaaaattgaaaaaatatttccttttaGTTGCCGCCTatcaaaaaaatcagaaaaggtTACGAGATTTATATTAACTGCATTTAGTATAAGTTCAAGACACATAAGGGCTCTAACCATATTTCGGCTCGTGATCAATCCATAGATAcctatagaaaataaataagcacTCAAAACAAGTGTATGCTCGAATATCATTGACCAActccttttcaatttttattcatttcgaTATGAATATGAATTCAACGGATTTTATTGCCTAACATAATAAGTCTACAACAAAATCAAGTATTTGCAAAAAGATTTTATactttatacataaatattctttttccttaacatataattcaacaaaaaagaaatgtaataaattctaacaaaatgtaatttatattattttattagttcgAAAACTTTCTTATTGGCGAGCCACAAAAATTGCACCTATTAAAGCAACTAAAAGAATTATTGAAATTAGttcaaatggaagaaaaaaatctGTTGATAAATGAATTCCAATTTGTTGACTAGTACTTATCAAATCTTGCTCTAAAATCTGATTGGGTCTTGTCGTCCAAATAATTCCGTGCCATGATGTCTCTAGAATAGTAGTTATTTGTGAAAGAAAGATACTGGTACAAACCATCAAAGTAATTCCATCCCCAACGGTCCAAACACGAAAATTTTGGTAATAGTCCGAACCATTCATAAACATCACagcaaatattattaaaacatttatagCGCCCACGTAAATAAGTAGCTGTGAGGCAGCTACGAAATGGGAGTTTgataaaatatagaataaagaTACACAAACAAGAACTAGTCCCAATGAAAAAGCAGAAAAAATCGGATTCGTAAAGAATACTACTCCTAGACTTCCTAATATGAGACCTGATCcaagaaagattaaaataaaatcatgtagCGATTCGGACAAATccattatatgtaaaataaaagataaatagaaatttcatgaCCTTATTGATATGACCAGGAAAAAACTTGTTAAATACGAAAATTATCTGTGCATAGAAATTCACCAAATCCTAAGATAAGATATGTGAATTGTTATTAGGTACAGTTGTTATAGAATCAATggaatttcattcttttctttatgcCAAAGagtcatttcaaaaaaatagaatatctttttttttattctatatatagagaaattcaattatttttgtgaagaattttgaaatcattttatttgaattgttcGAATTGTATAATCATCAATTACTGATACTGGTAAACGACCCAAAGCAATTAGATTATAATTCAATTCGTGGCGATCATAAGTTGAAAGTTCATATTCTTCGGTCATTGATAAACAATTTGTTGGACAATACTCAATACAGTTACCACAAAATATACAGATTCCAAAATCAATACTGTAATTAAGCAACCGTTTTTTTCGAATATCAGTTTCTAGTTTCCAATCAACAATGGGTAGATCTATAGGACAGACACGAACACATACTTCACAAGCAATGCatttatcaaattcaaaatgtatTCGACCGCGAAAACGTTCTGATgagattattttttcataaggaTATTGAATAGTTACGGGTAACCTATTTGCATGCGATAAGGTAATCATGAGACCTTGACCAATATATCTAGCAGCTCGTATTATTTGTTCActataatttatgaattcagTTACCATAAGGAACATATCGTGAATAgctctgaatattttttttctttctcttgtttAAAACAAGTTCTGAATTTTGAATATAGAAGgtccacattttttttacagTGAAAACAGTTGAGACGACGTTGTTAATAATAGATTACCAAGAGAAATGGGTAAAAGAAACTTCCACCCAAGATTTAATAATTGATCTATTCGTAGCCTAGGCAAAGTCCATCTTGTTGTGATAGAAACGAATatgaataaataagttttaactaGTGTAATAAAGATACCAATTATCGTTACAAAAACTCcgtatgttttatttatttgaaaaaaattagaaacgaAGATGTACGGAATAGAGAAATTTGAACCACCAAAATAAAGAACTGTTACAAATAAGGAAGAAACGAATAGGTTTAAATAGGAAGCaacataaaataaaccaaatttgATACCGGAATATTCGGTTTGATAACCCGCTATTAGTTCTTCTTCCGCTTCTGGTAAATCAAAAGGTAATCTTTCACATTCTGCTAGGGAAGAGATTAGAAAAACGAGGAAACCCATAGGTTGCCGCCACAAATTCCATCCCCAAAAACCATATTTGGATTGTGCATCAACTATATCAACTGTACTTAAACTGTTAGATAATCCTAGTCGGTGATGACATTACTGTTACCATCTCTATTACAGAACCGTACATGAGATTTTCATCTCATACGGCTCCTTTAAagccttaaaaaaatataagaacccGGCCAATTATTTCTCCCTTGATATATCCCTAAGATAGATAAGATTCTATTTTCTCGGACGGTTCTGAATTAGACCCATGGAATTCTGTctgttctaaaaaaaatttttaaatgaatacacacttatttaaaaaataaaaacatttgcacatttattgaatttctttagataaataaaaaatacaaaaggtaCTTCTGAATTGATCTCAtcctttaaaaaattcaaaattaaatttgttgagtaataacttaatttcatttttgcataaaatactcttttaaaattatcaagaaCTCCCACATCATTTTCGATTCCGAAAAATAATTAGatgttctttttttaaattatgattatcTCCATAAATATGGAGTATataagacaaaaaagaaaaaggagatcaCTTTTACCTCTTATCTTATTCCTTTTTGTGCAAGCAAAAGGGGActtcaaaaaattaaaggatTATTTCGTTCCTGATAGTTATTTATTCAATCAATGGATGGAAGTATACTCTAGATCGGAATTGGGGGGAGTACTGCCTTATTTTTTCTACCAACTTCAAGTCCCCATtagtattctttttatattatacataaattggataatttaaaaaagaaatatacgtTACTAATCTTTTGTGTATTTTGGTGTTTCTAGCcatccattaattttttttattatattaatgcctttttttaattttgttaatatatgtaTGCTAATTCATACaaatgatattgaaaatttgaaaaaggttGGTCTTTTGCGTCCGCTTCAAGACAGGATTACTAATCAACAAATCTTGGGAAAAACAACCACTTCTATAcatagaatataatatatagaatCTAATTCTAgaatttcattgattttttcaCCTTATTCTTATACATAGAAAATTAGACTCAATATTTTTACTGCAATTTGAAATCATCATACTTTCTCTATAAGTAATAGAGtattctataaattatattcaaaaaaaGCTGTTTTATTGCACTCATATAActatctgattcaattattcaaTCCAAATgcgaaaagaatatatatatattctttatagATTCTTTTTGTACTTTAAATATAAGGAGAGGCTTATAAGAAATAGtatcaaaaaatttatgtctcaaCGAAGCACACATAGAGATATCGATAACACACATAGAGTTAATGGTATTTCATAACTAATTGATTGAGCAGCTGCTCGTAGACCACCCAAAaaggaatatttattatttgaccCATATCCTGACATAAGAAGTCCAATGGGGGCAATACTCGAAATAGCAATCCATAAAAAAACACCAATATTCAGATCAGATAAAACAAAGTTATAGCCAAAAGGAATTACTGAATAGCTTATTATAATGGATATGACTGAGATAGATGGGCCGAAACTAAATAAACGAATATCTCCTCTAGATGGAATAAGATTctctttaaaaagtaattttgttCCGTCTGCTAGAGCTTGAAGAACTCCAAAAGGACCGGTGTATTCAGGTCCAATACGCTGTTGTATCCCTGCAGATATTTCTCTTTCTAACCATACAATTGCTAGTACACTTATAGTAATTcctaatatcaaaataaaaataggcaCAAATACCCAAAGAATTCCATATATCTCTTTCAAAAATTgcaatctgaaaaaaaaatgtatatcttGTATTTCTGTTAAATCAATTATCATTTCAACGATCAACTTCTCCCATAATAATATCTATGCTACCTAGTATTGTCATAATATCGGccaatttcattcttttaactAATTGAGGAAGAATTTGCAAATTTATAAAACCGGGCGGATGAATTTTCCATCTCCAAGGAAAACCATTTTGATCCCCTATTAGAAAAATCCCTAATTCTCCCTTGGGGGCTTCAACTCTTACATAAAGTTCTTGTTTTGGCAATTCAAAACTCGGAGAcgattttttactaataaatcGATACTCAAACTCATTCCATTCTGGCTCTTTTTCTCTATCAAAGCAGCGGATTTCTAAATTTTCATATGGACCGCCGGGAAGTCCTTCCAAAGCctgttgaataatttttatggATTCTATCATTTCACCAATTCGAACTAAATAACGAGCTAATGAATCTCCTTCTTTTTGCCATTGAACTTCCCAATGAAATTCTTCGTAACATTCATAATTATCCACTTTACGTAGATCCCATTGTATTCCGGAAGCCCGAAGCATCGGTCCTGATAAACCCCAATTAATAACTTCTTTTACATCAACAACACCGACGCCCTCAACCCGTTCTAAAAAAATAGGATTTCGCGTAATAAGTTTTTGATATTCAGCAAtacttgttaaaaaataatcgCAGAAATCATAACATTTATCTATCCAACCATAAGGTAGATCAGTCGCTACCCCTCCGATACGAAAAAAATTATGCATCATTCTCATACCTGTGGCAGCTTCAAATAGATCATATATTAATTCTCTTTCTctgaaaatatagaaaaaaggtGTTTGTGCACCAATATCTGCCATAAAAGGTCCTAGCCATAGTAGGTGAGAAGCTATACGGCTTAACTCCAACATTATTACTCGGATATAGCTGGCTCTTTTAGGTACTTGAATATTTCCCAACTGTTCTGGTCCATTTACAGTTATTGCTTCTGTGAACATTGTAGCTAAATAGTCCCAACGTGTTACATAAGGCAGATATTGTATAATTGTTCGGTTTTCCGCTATTTTTTCCATTCCTCTGTGTAAATAACCCAATATCGGTTCACAATCAATAACATCCTCACCATCTAGAGTAACAATAAGTCTAAGAACACCGTGCATTGATGGGTGGTGAGGCCCCATATTGACTATCATGAAGTCCTTTCTTTTCGTTGAGATATTCATAGGTTTTTGCTCgatttattcttttatgaatcgcttaaaaaaaaagttcatccaAATTCAAGATCTAATAAATcgaataattgaaaattactctTCAATTTAACGAATTTGTGACTGCCGAATATTAAActgattgattaattttttataccgtATTCCATCTTTCTTTGACAAATAAGACAGTAATCTTTGCCGTTTTCCCAAAATTTTACGTAAACCTGTTTGGGATGAGTAGTCTTTTCGGTGCAATTCAAAATGTGAAGTAAGTCTTCGTATTCTATTggtaaatttgaatatttgaaattcAACCAATCCcggtttttttccttttttttcttgtgaaatAACAGGTATAAATGACTTTtttaccataaaaaaataaaagtttttccTTCTCCTCgatttttatagatatttttattgatcAGTAATTAGAATGacactcatttttaattttttgatagaAATCCgaaatctaatttttttgataACTGAAATCAATCCAATTGAAATAGAGAATTTAAATAGATATAGTATAAAGGAGACtagtttgatatataaaaaagaattgtaTACATTacattagataaaaaaagataattttgttaatgctttttttttatgtatacatCATTGAATTAAAATCAATGCCATACCAAAATACGTGTATTTGTTTAACCTATGTATCTATCTATAGATAGATACATATgctaaatagaaaacaaaattagattaACGAATTTTCACACGCGGATACATATGTATCCTTACTATACTGAAACGGCTTCCATTATGGGTATTAAACCAATAACGATTTATACAAGCTAAATCTTCTAATCGATATTTTGGCCAaagaaaaattttgaaattcattagtttttttttctctttctcatttctttttttagtcaaaactttaaaacaattttggactttattttcattataaaatattgtgtttctatgcatactatttatattatttggatctaaacaAATTCTAATTCTCAACTCTCTACGACGTCTAGCAGATAAAATGTTTTCAGGAACAAGTAAATTAAATTTCtcgttttctttgttttctgttatcttttgatcttttgttcttgtaatgtatttatcaaaaaatttcttattaacatgaattttttctgagtattttttataaattttgcgTTTATTCTTATGAATTAATGAAAAACCCATcattttatacttaaaaaattgtttattattttttctagacAGGCGAACTGGTTCGATAACAAATAGTTCTTTTttcctaaatttattatttttctttttccttaagCCTGAAAGAGTTAAATTCGTCTGTTTTTGAATCATCATAATATCTAGACCTAGTTCTCCTCTTTGAATAGAGGCTAtagtaatttttcttaaatttgtcaATCTAATAAGGAGACAATATACTTTTacattgttaaatattttttgacctAAGAAATTTTTCCAGTTTAAAtggaaattcaaaaaatttcttactAAGAATTGAAGTTCTGCCTCCATATTGTTCTTGGGTTTTTTTTTCGATGTTCTAAaaacatctattttttttttctttctagtaATATTcttttcactaacatttttatttcctttagaatgtaaaaaaagagaatgtaaataaagtaattttattggTATAATTTGCGAGTTACCCctaaatgtattataaaatatcacAAATTTGGAAAAGAACCAAAATTCCGGATTGCATATGGAACGATTTAGTATTTTTCTATTGATTCCcgtccaatccaaatattttctatccggatttataataatagtatcTTCTGCTATATAAttcttgataaaaatattacttattctATCAAATAAgtcttttttatatgtattgtaattagaagaaatcattgtgtttttatttgattgaaaTAGGGATCTATATCGATAAATATATGAGTCTTTCTTATTtgcataattcataaaattataggATAAAAGATcgtatttatattgttttctaatttttttttttaatgggaTTCCTTGTTGTTCTTTGTAAAGAATTAATGGGCTTTTTCCATATGAATCCCATttggttaaatttttattttgagttacACCACATTTAGTGATTCTATTTCTCCATTTTTGTGATACTAATTTTGACCAGCTACTGTTAGATAAGttatattgataataattattctttaacCAATTTGTCCATTGATTTAGTTCAGAATTGAGCaggttattttgttttcttttagaatgaACTATTCCTTGTGCTCCAAAAAAAGAAtcctttatttcatttttcagaaaaaaaaaatttttattatattgaaaaagaagtcttaacttatatatgtttatgttaataattcgggtttgtaacaaatttaaaaatacatatggTTGTGACAAAAAGGAGacatcaaaataattatgtgaattcgcattcttattcttattattaaaatatttgtgtaattttaaaagaaagggaattatactttgatttgttttataACTTCTTTCTGTATTTGGTTCATTATCGTAAAgccatttatttaaaaatttttttgttgattcAAGAAAAAGTTGTAGCTGGATTTTCGGAATACAAATGATATATAGAAAGATatctatgtatatttttttcatcaaaaattgaaaaaaagaatgtGATTTTTTAGTTAAGCTAATAT from Vigna unguiculata cultivar IT97K-499-35 unplaced genomic scaffold, ASM411807v1 contig_3, whole genome shotgun sequence includes the following:
- the LOC114171548 gene encoding uncharacterized protein LOC114171548; protein product: MNISTKRKDFMIVNMGPHHPSMHGVLRLIVTLDGEDVIDCEPILGYLHRGMEKIAENRTIIQYLPYVTRWDYLATMFTEAITVNGPEQLGNIQVPKRASYIRVIIMKLADIMTILEIQDIHFFFRLQFLKEIYGILWVFVPIFILILGITISVLAIVWLEREISAGIQQRIGPEYTGPFGVLQALADGTKLLFKENLIPSRGDIRLFSFGPSISVISIIISYSVIPFGYNFVLSDLNIGVFLWIAISSIAPIGLLMSGYGSNNKYSFLGGLRAAAQSISYEIPLTLCVLSISLCVLR